cagctatctAAAAGCTGTCGCGTCAGATGCTAAGAAGTCGCTTGTTGTACGTGCTGGAGGTTCTTTTATTTAAATGTCATTGCATGCGCAGCTGTGTAGTGGTTACGCTGGCTTTACACAACACAGTAATTTCGGCTCCTCCTTCTACTTCGTTACAATGAGGTTGGAGCCTAGCGTCGATAATCTACTGCCCAGCTTCCACAggaacacaaaaaagaaaaaccccaagcaaaagaaaaacactaaaagaaaaaaacttacCTTTCTACAATACCGGAAAAGGCACTCTTACCATTGGATGAGGCTTCGTAATCCAGAAAAGGCACAAGAATGAAAAATGGGTGGCCACGCTGCTGTGAAGTTCCTGCTACACCTCACCATGACGTCATGTATCTATGCGTCTGCTTGGGCCTAGTTAATTATAATTAAAAATTGACTACATTGTGCTCTCAAAAAGCCAGACTGAACTGGCACGTTTTgagaacatttattgtgccagtATGTCTCAAACATGCTGATTTTGTGTTTCTCTGTAGTGCCTTTCTAAGCTATTTTCAATGCAGTGTTATATTTTGAATTAAGACTCGAGTGTGCAGTCAATGACTTGATTGCATAAGCATGCTCTCGCACAGAAACCGTATGAGACCAGTGTCACACTTTCCGTTCTTGTGGCTGAGCAAAGTTTTGCGTTGATCGCGCTGTCTGGCATCCCATAATCTCATTGCCAATTCGTTTTCAACAGCTCTCACCAGCAGGTTGTAATGAAGGTGACTTTGAAGAAGGCTGTACTGCTCAACAAATTTCCTAGAGAGAACGTTCACGAGCTCATGACGTGCAGAATGTGTTGTGGCACATTTGCAACAGACATTGCAACATTTTGACATCTACTGCAACCAAGAGGCATGGGTGAACGAAATCCTCTGCAGCATGAAGACCTTTCCCAGTGATCTCTAACTACCCTTTTCTTGCATCATATGACTTCATCCTATGTTTGCAAACTACTCAATGTCATCTTACCACCTAATCCTCCAAGTGAATAGAACCTTATTGTTAGGGATTTTGCTAACCGACCTTCGCCTATCCTGGTGACTGCACCACACTTTAATTTGGTTAGTGAACAGCTCATTTCCTCCATGGTTTGCATTAATGCATGTTTTCTCACTGATGCTCGTTAATGTTCACCTTAGTGTTCTAGAGCCTGTGAAGCTGGATTGCAATCTTTACCAGAAGGCAATCTGATTGCAATCTTTACCAGAAGGCAATCTGATGGAAGGCTATTGCTCGGGCTTCTGTCGTATGGTAGTTGCTAGTTTCAGTTGCTTTCTTGCATCTCGGCCCTTTTTCTTGTATGAAAAAATGACAAGTGGCTACAGTATAGCAGACACTCATGCCTTGAGTAAATTTATTGAACCCTCACAAGGGACAACCCAATCTTATTTACAACCAGGTAATGCCACTTGTGCTTTATTGCGCCACAGTATCAAAGTTGCCTGAAGCAGTTGCAGAAGTGGAAGTGAAATGTTATATACTCTACTAGTACAGTTTTTGTACGCGGCACATATTCAAAAATGGTCATGTACAACAAAACTAACAGGAGCCATAAAAAAAAGGATGGTCTACCTTGCATAACATGATTGATGTCACGCTTGCCAGAACCACACGTAAGCACAATAAATACGGTAAATTCAAAGTACATTACATTGCACTACCAGATGCAAACTTCAAGAGCAGCCTCTCGAACCTTAATAGAACACTATATAAGTGTGTTGCCTGCATTTACAGAACGAAAGTTCCACGTTAAGCACCTTCAATTTGTTTCCTGCGCCTGCAACTGCAATTTTGAGGTCCGAGTATCAGACACACAATATCTTCAACCTTGCTAAGACTACTTCACCCAAAGCCCGAACTTAAGCAACACACAAAATCAGTTCGCCTAGACACCGAATAACCGCAACACAAAGGATCAAATGACTGACCGTTATCACAAGCAAAAGCAAGAAATGGCAAGTTTATCCCCCTACTTATTTCAAACTGAGCTATATTAATTACAAtaataatcataatgacaaacaCCTCTGGTACAGCTATCTAATCCTGCACCAGAAGATGCATCACTGCATCCGTATGCAAAGCATCTAGACATATGTACACACTTCACTGCGGAGGTGAAAACAGGCCACTTAGGTTCATCCAGAATTGTGGCAGTGTCAAAGATGAAAAGCACTGGTTCACGAAGCTTGAAGGAGATGCGCTTTACAACTTGGCTTCCAAACGTTCATCATATCCGCCTCCGATGGATACTGCACCATCACAGCGTTCTTTCAGTCACAAGGCTCACTCACCCACTCGAAACTTGAAACACTGTTTTGCACAAATGCCGAAAATATTTTCACTGCATCACACCACGTAACGTCCCCGCGTCTTCTCTTGTGAGGAGCCACAGTACTCGTTATAGATGAGCTTTGCCAGGAAAAGGTGAAAGACCACAATTAGAAAAGTGATGGACACCCAGAAGAGAGCTGGCAGACCACCTAGTTGATGACCGTGCCGATGTAATGCAATGACGTGGTGTTCGTGCGCCGGTGctagaagaaacagaaaaaggaaaggccTTTATTTATAACTTAATTTTACACTTACATAGCTTCTGTTTGTTAATGCACAGCATTAAACTTTCAGaccaaataataaactgcatatTTAAGGTTGTGATTTTGGTCTAGTGACTTTCCTTCTAATATGGTATTATACGTGCCTTTAAGATGGCTGTGCGCACAATTGTGCATGTCAAGATAATGCATTAAAAGCAACATCGCTGATGTATATAAttatatttaaaatgtgttgcatACACCTTGAAGTACTTTTTATTAGACCTGTGCTGCAAGCTTGTATAATGTGCGCAAAGTACCTTCAGTAAAACGATTTGGAAGGTAGACAGCAGGTTGTTTGCTCAGTGTCATTATGTTTGTTGTGTAGCAGGTTCACTTCCTCCATAGTTTTTCATTACGTTTTACACCAGGCATATTTTTCAAGTGACTGGATAAGTGCTTGGCAAGTGTGAAATAGTTGATGTTCTCATATCTTTCATTCGTGTAACGAATTTTCACATTCTGTTCACATTCACACAAGAGTTCACATTCTGTAAGCTTGACAAAAAGTGCTGAAGAATTCAAAAATTTTTAACCTGTTCTACAACTGTACACTTCTCACAATTATtaagatgcaagaaatgttgtGAAACAAAATTTTCACTGGACAGAATTGGCACTTTAAAGGACATGCGACATGCTTTTTCCTTTTCACAAACACTTCAAGGGGACAATCACAAGACTCTGATTCCTTTTCTTTCCATACATTGTGTTATACAGCAAGTGATTATGAATCACAATGCTGAATCCAGCAATGCATTTATATTTATGCCACAGTTGCCAGTAATTTGGTGATTGAAAGTATTATTACTGTATTAAATATGCATTGGTACAAATGGCCGCATGCTCTCGCACACTTTCGACCTTCTCACATACCTTCGACCACCTCCTTGACATGTATGGTATGACTGAGCTCCTTCATATGCTCTAGGTCCGAGGTAATGTACAGAACAGCTGTTACAGGCTCCGTCACTTTTACCGGGAATTGCTTTGCCTTGAAGCTGCACAAAAAGTACGATGAACTTCAACAATGGGCAGACATGCTGATGCACAATTGTCTTGAACATTGCAAGCAAAAgtgcaaagagagagaaaggcatgGTTCCTGCTTTACACAAAGTGATCCAAACACAGAGCATAATAAGTGGAAAATGTAACTCTGCTCAGACGGTTTCCATAAAAGGCATTTCCTTCAACACGGACATCGGAATGTTCGTGGTGCACATGGTCGTTACGGCGCTAGAAAATAGTTTTATTGTGCCTCCTAAGCTAAAGGCTAACAATTCATGAAAGTTCAAAAACGCCTTTTCTTATGCAAACTTCACTTGAATACTGCAACCGAACATGCTAAACTTATActttggaagagagagagaaaaaaattatatttctGAATGCGCATTACCTCCTGTGACTCTTGGCTCCTACAGTGCTAAGTAGAACTGCTCATATGAAGTATACATACACTGCATTGGCACATTGCTACAGAAGTCAAATGTGTCATGAAGTGAGAGGCTGGTATGACTACCAACCACTTAGTGCGAGTGTGCTAGGCATTCCCAAACCATGCTATATACATTGCAAAACTAATGGTCATAGCCTGGCCTATGACATTTCACAAGTGGGCAAATCCAAGTATAATACTTTCAATGAAAATTGTTATGCTAGTACAGCTCTACTACCAGCCACTATGGTAGCATTGTGATGGGAGGAATGTATTGATACTCTGACATGCATTACAGAACTGAGCATAGTCAAAATTAATCACTTGATCCATGGTGTGCTGCTGCAACACTGCCACCCCCGTGGACAGAAATGTAAGACATACTCAAGTTTCACTGGCGGGTCCAGGCATCCACCGTCGCATGCGTAGTAGTCACGGTCGCTTCGATCGAGCCAAACCCGCAGGAGAGCCTTGTTGTCATCACCCAGAACCACGCTCACGTTGAGGTGGGTGGCATTGCCGTAGCTGATGCGACGGAAGAAGAGTTCTCGGTGCAGGTCCTTTGGCTGTATGTTGAGCTCTAGGTGGCTGTCCTTGAAGAGGAAGGCACCCAGACTCAAGACCACAGCCTGCAGCACGCCTTCCGcacctattggtattgggagttGAAGCAGTCAAATCTTGTAAGAGCCTATGGCCACAGGTACTTATGAGACAAAGTAGTGAAACAAGGCATATTTGCCGTATGCTGTACAAAACAAATAATGATTTGGTTTCTATCAGTTTGTGCAAGCCCTCACTTGTAGTTTGCGGAAATGCCACAAGAATGTACTTCTTAATAGTGACATTGTTAGTCATGTAGTAATTCGCAGCATAAACTATGCCACACCACAGAAAAATAGGAGAGTCATAAACAAGATATCTTGCTTCTGCAGTCAGCAAACTTGGACATCAGTGGAGCTaaacttattaaaaaaaaaattaaataacttTTCATGTTATAGTACTAAAAACTTGTAGATATATGTTGGTATAGACTAATAAGACTCCCAGAAAAACTTCAATGCTGACACTCGGAAGagcgtctttctttttattttttcgcttagttttttgtttgttttgtttgtaccCTGTTTAGTGAAATCTGAGGAATTTGTTTTTTAAGATTTTTCCAGACAACAAAGTAATGGAAACTTGCATGAAAATAGAACCAAATGAGCTAAACAAAAGTGAACTTCATATTCAAAATGAGTGTGtaaatttacatatactgcatCTACCAAGCTTTCAGTCCCATAActtcaagaaaacaaataaattaattttttttttttgtgtgtgtaagacTGAACTTTCCCTTTCAGTGAGAAATCCAGCCCAACTACCCACTTATGGAACATAATAATCAAATAATAATTCTCTCCTTTTCTAATGTTAAGCGTAAGAAACTGCCACACCAGAGTACCCTTGCCTGCAGCGAAGGAAAATGCCTTATACCTTACAGCCAGGATTTCGACTGAGGttagagaagaaaacaaaatttttatttcacGATAAAAGCAGTGCTGAGGAGTCGGCTACTAAGACTCACCAGTTTTAATAAGTTTCGAGCATCCCTGATTTTCCAGTGTCAACATCCACAAATTAACAGCATTTGTAACTGAAGACAGGCTTGTCAGATCAGCCCATAAGGTTGAGGCTTGCCTGCAAGTAAAGGGCAACAATTTAGGCTGTTCTGCcatgggttgcacagtaactttgaaGTGTATATATTGTAAGTGTGGAATTGAAGACAGCCAAAACAGAAGGCACATGGTAAGTAGAAGGTCCTCAGATAAGCACAGGCACTAAAGTCCTCAAAATATCAGAGCTCGTGCTCGAGGGCATTCCTAGCAAATGAATGCTAACATTTGCCGGCAACATTCCTACCTTCAATTTTTTGGTTACTACATGTTTTTAAAAGTCACTAAGCTAAAATTtaattgatctttttttttctctttaggtTGCTAATTAATGCACATCATGCACTTCCTGGCatctatttcatttcatttattgaagccttaaaggcccggaggcattacataaggcgggggcaaacaaagtatgaggaactcatcacgctaaagagggaaaagaggaagaaaagatagaCGAAGAATAGAAACGGAAACAACGCTCAGGAGGGAACCGAGCAAGCAGTATTATGGCTACTGCCATATGGAGCAAGCATATCTATGGCTGCCAATAGTACATCATTGCTTAAGAAACAAAGAAGAATTCTTCATGTTTACTGCAATGTGTTTGATAATTTCATGTGCATCAAAACACATGGATGGTATAATGGACATGAAATGGGAGCCTTTCTAATGACTTTTTTATTCAGCACCTGAATCGCCAGTAAggcctggtgttaacagcgcaaaatgtaaacaagacatgagacgagaagacgacaccacaagcactGCGGTATCGTCTTCTTTCCAGCACTTCTCATGTCGTCTCATGTCTCATGTCGTCTCTTCTCatgtctacgttttgcgctgttaacaccaggatggaaaaccaacaagaccaagctgctattctagccaGTAAGGCATTACAGCAGGAGAAGATTACATATGAAATACAAAAGTTTATAGAAGTGTATTGATACTCTCAAAGTGTACTAAAAAGTGTTATCAGATGTAAATTGTGTGACATCAGGCAGAAGAAGATTCCAGGCATGCACTGTCTGGACAAAGAAAGAATACCTCAGAATGTCGCCTTTAAAAGCAAGTTCCTTGACTTTCAAAAGGTGATCCTTTATTTGGGATACTATATACGGAGGTAGCTTCATGTATTTCTCTTGACTATTGCCAGCTTGGGAATGATATATGCTATAAAAGAATTTCAAGCGCAGGTTCCTTCTGCAAGCCTTTAGGTCCAGCCACTGGAATATATGTTTAGCCTCTGTTATGCTGAGTTTTGTTTCCAAAGACAAACCTGGCAGCCCTGTTATATATTTTTCAAGTTTGTTAATTAATTTCAAGGTGTAATGGTCTCAATGTACACATGCATACTCGAGTGTTGATTGTACACGTGTGAAATACAATTGTTGTTTCAGACCAGTGGGTAGGGGGCTGACATTTTGCCTCAAAAAGCCGAGAACCGATGCTGCTTTATTAGCAAGATGAGAAAAACACCTAAGTATTTGAATTCCTTAGCGGCAACTAAACTAGCTTCAGGAATTCGATACATGTGCTCTTGGTAGCAGCACTCTCTTGTAAAGGCGACGTGCATACATTTGCTCACATCCAACGACATCTTCCAACGTGCACACCTTGTTGTCACAATGTCCAAATAATTCTGCAAAGCTACGTAATCACTACGACCGTTAATGACTCTGTATAAGATAAACTCATTGATAAACATTAGTACCGATGAGGTGATGTCTGTAGTGTCATTAATAAACAGTAGAAATAAGAGTGGCCCCAGTACTGATCCCTGGAGTACCGCAGAAGTGACTAGGGcattgaccaaaaaaaaaaaaaaagaacgttcagAACAAGAGACTGCTGCCGGAAAGAGAGGTGTTTAGCAATCCATTTGAGCACATTTTCATCCAGATTATAAGCTATAAGTTTTGATATAAGTGAGCCATGTGCAATGACATCAAATGCCACGTGAAAATGCAAGACACAGTCAACAACTAGCTGCCTGTCTATAGCCAGAGCCAAATCATGTGTGACTTCTACCAGCTATGCAGCATGAAAATCCATGCCGAAGTCCGTGCTGTTTGTCATTTAGAAGATATGCTTTTCAAGATGTGACATTACAGAACAATAAATTAAATGCTGCATTATTTTGCACAGGATACTTGTTAACGACACCAGTCTGTACTTCTGAACGTTGTTGTGTGGCCCGCTCTTTTTAACAGTAAGAAGGAGAGGTACCCATGCGTGACCACTCACAGGGTGTGATGGCCACCGTAGCAGTGTTCTGGATAGGCAAGAAGTGCTTGCAGCTCCCGGTGTTCCGCTGGACCAGTGTTCCACTCGGAGGCCAAGGCGCGCACGTGGGACAATATGTAGTATATGGTGCCGTTTATGACATCCCCGTTTAGTGCACCGTATGCCTTGGACTGACTGATGCCAAAGCCAGTGCTCCACAACTGGGGGACACAAGAGGGAAGGTGGTGGCACTGTCAGACTTGCATTTCACATTACTGTACAGACTGGTTAATGATGGTTTACCAGGCTTTTTCTAATGGATATCGTTGTCATCATCAGCTTGTCTAGGCCCACTTAGAGGTGTGAGGGTTTGGAAAAAGAAAGAGCGTGAGTATTTGGAAGAAGGAAGAAACTGCACTTTCTTGCCGGGACATAAAAAGGGTAAAAAATCAAATGGTCCAAATTTACCCACTAAAATGGAGTACATTGACATAAATTATGCAGAAATTATTAGTGTCACTTTCAGAGTATAAAAATTCAGGCGACATGATATTTTATCCAGTTTGTGTAACATTTCTGATAGTGATGAGCAAAAAGAGAacggtaaaagcaggagccaacattttgatGGCTCCAGTTTTCACcctgttcttgttttgctcatagtcttgaatttccatctcccaccttcccccTGTTCCCTGGATTCCCTACGGTGGTAGTGTGCTGTATCTCCATCGTTGGCTGCTCAGAGCAGGGCAGAAGATTCAATGTTTTTCTCATTAAATACAACAGATGGGTAAATCGCTCATTCACAATGATCCATAAGAGAATGGCTCTGAAAGCTCCTGAGATTTTTACTAATTTCTGTGGTTTTATGTGTCAGAACCACAACACAATTTataaggcatgctgtagtggggtactacggattcattttgaccacctggggttctttgacgtgcacccagtGTATGGTAATACTTGATGAccaccacgtccactttcagTGGTAAGAAGAGCCTCTTTTTCAGCTCCAAAGCCATGCTGTACTTGTTGTGCATTTTGACCTGGTTGCATAGGAGGTGCTGTAATTAATTATTTGTGGCAATTTACACTAATTGAAGCTTTGTACCATAATTTGACAACTATCTAAAAACCACTAACAGTGGAACACAAAAATTTAATGGCATCAGTACTTTGGCACACCTTTGACCTAGTGTAAAGTGCACATGGGCTGAGAGGGTAATTTTTACTTCCGAAGTACACTTAAGAAAGAGGTTAAATTGAGCAGTATTAGCATATTGTGCCTCCAAAATGATAAAAAGCAGAAGTAATTTTTTACTTATTTAATTTGTTACCCACAGTGCCTGCATGGCACTACAGTGGGAAGAATACAAGTTACAAAATGTGGTAACAGGTGTAAGTAGTACAAGCAATATATGTCACACATAAAAATGTAGAATGGAATAAAGAActaagaacaaaaagaaaagtaacagGAAGAAGTGGAAAGAAACACCATAAACGCAGCAACAAAAATCAAGGTTATCTTGGCAACCTTTTATTAAAAAAACAAGTGAACAATGAAAACACATTTAAACACATGAATTGAAAGTCCATGTACTGAAAAAGGAAGATGTAAACATTGTTGCTAATTTCAATGTGACGGAGGACAGTTGTTACAAGTGTACATCAACATAAAGGCATGTGGAATACTAGGCATCCCAGTACATTTTGTGTCAATACGTTGCCTGCACTCTATAGTCACAATAGTCGAAGCCAGTTGATTTCAGTGACAAATCGTTTTCGGAAATAAAGCTCTACTGAAGGCGGTAGTCCTACATTTATATTCCCTTATATTATTGCAACGGTCAATGCGTGAGGCACAAAAAGATGAAGATCCTGTGCCCAAACATTTCACGTTCTCAACACTCCCTTTGCCACCCTCGGTCCTCAGCTGCGTTGCGCCACCGTTGGCACTCAGTCtgttctatgcattacatgacttgcctaACTTCACTTGTTCCTCTTAACTTGCAACTGTTTTAACATCAGTTACGCATGCCTGTTGTCTAATCCATACTGCCAAGAACAATGCTAGAGGGAACACTCAAGCAAATAGTAATCTAATCCAAACAACACAGAGAATCACAGGAAGATGGAAGCTCGAAGTTATTGGCAGAGTCAATCAAGGAATGTCAATGcagctaatgttttgacaaggggacttgtctgtGTCAGGGCcccttgtcaaaatgttggctccagAGCCATTCCTTGAACCACCACTGTTGATCATGCAAGTATGCGGTGATGCACCATGGCCACATGCTCTGTATGCATCAGTTAAACCAACACTACATCACAAGGAAACCTGATATTAATTACTTATTTACTGGTGTCAGATTCTGAATTAAAATCCACGTTTAAGTGAAATCGCATGCGCTACTCAAGAAAATGTGACTGGAATTTTGGTCTCTCTGCTCCTCCAAGCTCGTATAACTTTTACTTGGACCATGTTTTGCTGTTGAAACTGTCCTCTTTGTTTGCCATCCCACAACAAGGGCATAAATGTCTCACCTGGCTCCATGCGTCAACGTGCATGTTGCGCAGAATATGGCTTTCAATGCTCACAACCCTGTGCATTTCCTGCAATGTGAAACAGCACAAACACAAAGATTACCTATGCACTGTAAACTGAGGCTAGGAATACAATGCAGTCGAAACTTGATATAACAAACAGATGTAACGAATTATGGGATATAACAAATTAAATCTAAATTTTGCAATTCTCTCCCCCTACATTAGTGTGTATGCTTACAATGAATATAGAATATAATGAAGCTATTTTCATGTTAGATGCTACTCTGTTATAACAAGGTTTGACTGGCTTGACTATATACAAGGGAAATGGAAATAAAGCGCACATATCACAGTGAAACATGTACTCGCCTCTCTGAGAAAAGACTGAAGCTGCGAGACTGCAGATGGATAGTCCTTTGACTTCACAGGCAGAGAGTAATCCACCAGGGTTTGCACCTTGAGGACTGTGGAACTGAAATGAGCATGAGGCAAGAGTAGTACACATTAACCATTCCTCACAATACCTTTATTTATTCCCACACCCTAAACGCCCATGCCGAGCATCACATCAGGGGGTTATAGTGAAGGCAATGTGCAGTTGCTAACAGCAGCACTAATAATACATCTGTGATCTATCCCCTCAGGGATAGTATTGGTACTGTGGCTTGGGAAAGATATGTGTTCAATGCTCTCCTGTCTTTTAAGAGCTGCAACAGAACTCTGTGGTGTGCTTTATCACCATAAGATGTACCTATTGGAGGCTGGGCTATAGGGCAGAAACAATAACaatgctttctttcttcctttctttatctgCTGATGCTTCCATGAAGTGCTGTGTACATTTTTTCCGTTACAGTGTCATGTTTTGGTGAATCCAGTTATTTAAGAATGCCTTGGCAAGCTATTCCTCTGATATAAACCTACTATTGTCGTtaatgtttttttgtgtgtgtatattTTCCAATGCTTAAGGCAAATATGACTGCTGTGAAAGCATGTAACTTTCTCATATTTTCCAAGGTATGAATTTTTCCAGTCTGTGCTATAACTAAAATGGTTGCTTGAAATAAGATTCACCTGTGAGAAAAAGCTATACGAACGACGGTTTTGACAAACTAATTTTCTTGTGGCCTACTCGCATGGCTTCAAATTTATGGTAGCAGTGCAGTGTTTGTACAGCAAAGTTCAGGTTTCATTTATCTATCCTAGGCTGTGTGCACATTTTTGTTCACAGGCTTGCCTATTGCCAAGGCTGCACATGTAACATGCACACACGAATGAGAGGATGAAAAATAAATCAGCCATAGAGCTGTCTGTACACCTTGGATATTACAAATGAAAATGGCTCACCTCTTTGGCTCAACTGTGACAGTGTTTGGAAGCTTCGGAGTAACGAGTGCAAAGGCAATGACGGTGTCCTTGCTTGTGCCTGTTGAGACCTTGCCATGCCAGATGATGTTTTCCTGGCCATAGCGATCCTTGATCCTTCAACGCAAGTGGAAAGCACATAACTCAATCTCAAAGCAAAGCACTAACACAAACACTGTACGTTTTTGCAGTTTGATGGTGAATTAGAACTAGCAAAGCGTAACTTTGTGCTCCAAGT
This genomic window from Dermacentor albipictus isolate Rhodes 1998 colony chromosome 9, USDA_Dalb.pri_finalv2, whole genome shotgun sequence contains:
- the LOC135903644 gene encoding uncharacterized protein KIAA2013 homolog isoform X2, with protein sequence MDIGEKFRRVKRLCDGYLSSRKMLLLVMMVLALVLYIGPSLFRWVRRKTPIMIDPSIGCVALNVDPFLQDVGEFDASLYRSYESSTDKRLLSFVGNGKIGFSIDDDNTLFVFNNRTLSLALPFHPGVEITYPQASHQEGNVVHFVKGTVFRYQCFNKRRKTISVSHTYYAHRTIPSLLVQTIKIVNPMSDPIAFGIEQKGSTTENLQAKPLGIKDRYGQENIIWHGKVSTGTSKDTVIAFALVTPKLPNTVTVEPKSSTVLKVQTLVDYSLPVKSKDYPSAVSQLQSFLREEMHRVVSIESHILRNMHVDAWSQLWSTGFGISQSKAYGALNGDVINGTIYYILSHVRALASEWNTGPAEHRELQALLAYPEHCYGGHHTLQASTLWADLTSLSSVTNAVNLWMLTLENQGCSKLIKTGAEGVLQAVVLSLGAFLFKDSHLELNIQPKDLHRELFFRRISYGNATHLNVSVVLGDDNKALLRVWLDRSDRDYYACDGGCLDPPVKLDFKAKQFPVKVTEPVTAVLYITSDLEHMKELSHTIHVKEVVEAPAHEHHVIALHRHGHQLGGLPALFWVSITFLIVVFHLFLAKLIYNEYCGSSQEKTRGRYVV
- the LOC135903644 gene encoding uncharacterized protein KIAA2013 homolog isoform X1, with the protein product MDIGEKFRRVKRLCDGYLSHAHYHPKLVLKRSRKMLLLVMMVLALVLYIGPSLFRWVRRKTPIMIDPSIGCVALNVDPFLQDVGEFDASLYRSYESSTDKRLLSFVGNGKIGFSIDDDNTLFVFNNRTLSLALPFHPGVEITYPQASHQEGNVVHFVKGTVFRYQCFNKRRKTISVSHTYYAHRTIPSLLVQTIKIVNPMSDPIAFGIEQKGSTTENLQAKPLGIKDRYGQENIIWHGKVSTGTSKDTVIAFALVTPKLPNTVTVEPKSSTVLKVQTLVDYSLPVKSKDYPSAVSQLQSFLREEMHRVVSIESHILRNMHVDAWSQLWSTGFGISQSKAYGALNGDVINGTIYYILSHVRALASEWNTGPAEHRELQALLAYPEHCYGGHHTLQASTLWADLTSLSSVTNAVNLWMLTLENQGCSKLIKTGAEGVLQAVVLSLGAFLFKDSHLELNIQPKDLHRELFFRRISYGNATHLNVSVVLGDDNKALLRVWLDRSDRDYYACDGGCLDPPVKLDFKAKQFPVKVTEPVTAVLYITSDLEHMKELSHTIHVKEVVEAPAHEHHVIALHRHGHQLGGLPALFWVSITFLIVVFHLFLAKLIYNEYCGSSQEKTRGRYVV